From a region of the Onychomys torridus unplaced genomic scaffold, mOncTor1.1, whole genome shotgun sequence genome:
- the LOC118576037 gene encoding zinc finger protein 431-like isoform X3: MDIMNGVTYNDVHIDFTWEEWTLLDLSQKNLYKDVMLETYWNLLTIGYSWEDHNIEEHCQSSRRHERQERSQTGKIPSIYTQCIKAFEHHSTLQMHEKTHTRENPYECNQYGKPYACYKSLQMHQRTRIGKKPYECNQCDKVFAQLNVLYIHQRAHTRKKPYECNQCDKAFSQPNFLQIHQRTHTGEKPFECNQCGKAFAYVSNLNVHKRTHTGEKPYKCNHCDKAFARQSHLQRHQRKHPGVKPYGCKQCGEAFECHSHLQVHKRTHIGELSYECNECGKAFVCPSHLQIHQRTHTGEKPYECNECGKAFASRGHLQTHKRVHTGEKPYECNQCGKAYAYVNALQIHKRIHTGEKPYECNQCDKAFACQKSLQMHQRTHTGEKPYECNQCYKAFACHKGLQMHQRTHTGEKPYECNQCDKTFAYMSALKMHERTHTGEKPYKCNQCGKAFAQYSTLQTHERTHTGEKPYECNQCDKAFAQHSHLQRHKRTHTGEKPYECNQCGKAFACMSNLQNHEKNHTAKKSYKYSHSGKVLHFIQE, encoded by the exons ATGGATATAATG AATGGAGTGACCTATAATGATGTGCATATCGACTTCACTTGGGAAGAGTGGACTTTGCTGGATCTTtcccagaagaatctctacaaagatgtgatgctggagacctatTGGAACCTTCTTACTATAG GATACAGTTGGGAAGACCATAatattgaagaacattgtcaaagttctaGAAGACATGAAAG gcaagaaagaagtcaaactggAAAGATACCTTCAATATATACTCAATGTATTAAAGCTTTTGAACATCACAgtactcttcaaatgcatgaaaaaaCACATACTAGAGAGAatccctatgaatgtaatcaatatgGTAAACCCTATGCATGTTACAAAAGTCTTCAAATGCATCAAAGAACACGTATTGgaaagaaaccctatgaatgtaatcagtgtgataaAGTCTTTGCACAACTCAATGTTCTTTATATACATCAAAGAGCACACACCAgaaagaaaccctatgaatgtaatcagtgtgataaagccttttcacaacccaattttcttcaaatacatcaaagaacacacactggagagaaaccctttgaatgtaatcagtgtggtaaagcttttgctTATGTCAGTAATCTTAAtgtgcataaaagaacacatactggagagaaaccctataaatgtaatcactgtgataaagcctttgcacgacagagtcatcttcaaaggcatcaGAGGAAACATCCTGGCGTGAAACCCTATGGATGTAAGCAGTGTGGTGAAGCCTTTGAATGTCACAGTCATCTTCaagtgcataaaagaacacatattgGAGAGTTAAGTTATGAATGTAAtgagtgtggtaaagcctttgtatgtCCAAGTCATCTGCAAATACatcaaagaacacatactggagagaaaccctatgaatgcaatgagtgtggtaaagcctttgcatctcgtggtcatcttcaaacacataaaagagtccatactggagagaaaccctatgaatgtaatcagtgtggtaaagcctatGCATATGTCAATGCtcttcaaattcataaaagaatacatactggagagaaaccctatgaatgtaatcaatgtgataaagcttTTGCGTGCCAGAAAAGTCTTCAAATGCatcaaagaacacatactggagaaaaaccctatgaatgtaatcaatgttaTAAAGCTTTTGCATGTCACAAAGGTCTTCAAATGCatcaaagaacacatactggagagaaaccctatgaatgtaatcagtgtgataaAACCTTTGCCTACATGAGCGCTCTTaaaatgcatgaaagaacacatactggagagaaaccctataaatgtaatcagtgtggtaaagcctttgcacaataCAGTACTCTTCAAacgcatgaaagaacacatactggagagaaaccctatgaatgtaatcagtgtgataaagcctttgcacaacacagtcatcttcaaaggcataaacgaacacatactggagagaaaccatatgaatgtaatcagtgtggtaaagcctttgcatgtaTGAGTAATCTTCAAAATCATGAGAAAAATCATACTGCAAAGAAATCCTATAAATATAGTCATAGTGGTAAAGTTTTGCACTTTATACAGGAGTAA
- the LOC118576037 gene encoding zinc finger protein 431-like isoform X1: protein MISHSKSTEMTENGVTYNDVHIDFTWEEWTLLDLSQKNLYKDVMLETYWNLLTIGYSWEDHNIEEHCQSSRRHERQERSQTGKIPSIYTQCIKAFEHHSTLQMHEKTHTRENPYECNQYGKPYACYKSLQMHQRTRIGKKPYECNQCDKVFAQLNVLYIHQRAHTRKKPYECNQCDKAFSQPNFLQIHQRTHTGEKPFECNQCGKAFAYVSNLNVHKRTHTGEKPYKCNHCDKAFARQSHLQRHQRKHPGVKPYGCKQCGEAFECHSHLQVHKRTHIGELSYECNECGKAFVCPSHLQIHQRTHTGEKPYECNECGKAFASRGHLQTHKRVHTGEKPYECNQCGKAYAYVNALQIHKRIHTGEKPYECNQCDKAFACQKSLQMHQRTHTGEKPYECNQCYKAFACHKGLQMHQRTHTGEKPYECNQCDKTFAYMSALKMHERTHTGEKPYKCNQCGKAFAQYSTLQTHERTHTGEKPYECNQCDKAFAQHSHLQRHKRTHTGEKPYECNQCGKAFACMSNLQNHEKNHTAKKSYKYSHSGKVLHFIQE from the exons ATGATATCCCATTCAAAGAGTACAGAAATGACAGAG AATGGAGTGACCTATAATGATGTGCATATCGACTTCACTTGGGAAGAGTGGACTTTGCTGGATCTTtcccagaagaatctctacaaagatgtgatgctggagacctatTGGAACCTTCTTACTATAG GATACAGTTGGGAAGACCATAatattgaagaacattgtcaaagttctaGAAGACATGAAAG gcaagaaagaagtcaaactggAAAGATACCTTCAATATATACTCAATGTATTAAAGCTTTTGAACATCACAgtactcttcaaatgcatgaaaaaaCACATACTAGAGAGAatccctatgaatgtaatcaatatgGTAAACCCTATGCATGTTACAAAAGTCTTCAAATGCATCAAAGAACACGTATTGgaaagaaaccctatgaatgtaatcagtgtgataaAGTCTTTGCACAACTCAATGTTCTTTATATACATCAAAGAGCACACACCAgaaagaaaccctatgaatgtaatcagtgtgataaagccttttcacaacccaattttcttcaaatacatcaaagaacacacactggagagaaaccctttgaatgtaatcagtgtggtaaagcttttgctTATGTCAGTAATCTTAAtgtgcataaaagaacacatactggagagaaaccctataaatgtaatcactgtgataaagcctttgcacgacagagtcatcttcaaaggcatcaGAGGAAACATCCTGGCGTGAAACCCTATGGATGTAAGCAGTGTGGTGAAGCCTTTGAATGTCACAGTCATCTTCaagtgcataaaagaacacatattgGAGAGTTAAGTTATGAATGTAAtgagtgtggtaaagcctttgtatgtCCAAGTCATCTGCAAATACatcaaagaacacatactggagagaaaccctatgaatgcaatgagtgtggtaaagcctttgcatctcgtggtcatcttcaaacacataaaagagtccatactggagagaaaccctatgaatgtaatcagtgtggtaaagcctatGCATATGTCAATGCtcttcaaattcataaaagaatacatactggagagaaaccctatgaatgtaatcaatgtgataaagcttTTGCGTGCCAGAAAAGTCTTCAAATGCatcaaagaacacatactggagaaaaaccctatgaatgtaatcaatgttaTAAAGCTTTTGCATGTCACAAAGGTCTTCAAATGCatcaaagaacacatactggagagaaaccctatgaatgtaatcagtgtgataaAACCTTTGCCTACATGAGCGCTCTTaaaatgcatgaaagaacacatactggagagaaaccctataaatgtaatcagtgtggtaaagcctttgcacaataCAGTACTCTTCAAacgcatgaaagaacacatactggagagaaaccctatgaatgtaatcagtgtgataaagcctttgcacaacacagtcatcttcaaaggcataaacgaacacatactggagagaaaccatatgaatgtaatcagtgtggtaaagcctttgcatgtaTGAGTAATCTTCAAAATCATGAGAAAAATCATACTGCAAAGAAATCCTATAAATATAGTCATAGTGGTAAAGTTTTGCACTTTATACAGGAGTAA
- the LOC118576037 gene encoding zinc finger protein 431-like isoform X2, producing the protein MGELENHGMNGVTYNDVHIDFTWEEWTLLDLSQKNLYKDVMLETYWNLLTIGYSWEDHNIEEHCQSSRRHERQERSQTGKIPSIYTQCIKAFEHHSTLQMHEKTHTRENPYECNQYGKPYACYKSLQMHQRTRIGKKPYECNQCDKVFAQLNVLYIHQRAHTRKKPYECNQCDKAFSQPNFLQIHQRTHTGEKPFECNQCGKAFAYVSNLNVHKRTHTGEKPYKCNHCDKAFARQSHLQRHQRKHPGVKPYGCKQCGEAFECHSHLQVHKRTHIGELSYECNECGKAFVCPSHLQIHQRTHTGEKPYECNECGKAFASRGHLQTHKRVHTGEKPYECNQCGKAYAYVNALQIHKRIHTGEKPYECNQCDKAFACQKSLQMHQRTHTGEKPYECNQCYKAFACHKGLQMHQRTHTGEKPYECNQCDKTFAYMSALKMHERTHTGEKPYKCNQCGKAFAQYSTLQTHERTHTGEKPYECNQCDKAFAQHSHLQRHKRTHTGEKPYECNQCGKAFACMSNLQNHEKNHTAKKSYKYSHSGKVLHFIQE; encoded by the exons AATGGAGTGACCTATAATGATGTGCATATCGACTTCACTTGGGAAGAGTGGACTTTGCTGGATCTTtcccagaagaatctctacaaagatgtgatgctggagacctatTGGAACCTTCTTACTATAG GATACAGTTGGGAAGACCATAatattgaagaacattgtcaaagttctaGAAGACATGAAAG gcaagaaagaagtcaaactggAAAGATACCTTCAATATATACTCAATGTATTAAAGCTTTTGAACATCACAgtactcttcaaatgcatgaaaaaaCACATACTAGAGAGAatccctatgaatgtaatcaatatgGTAAACCCTATGCATGTTACAAAAGTCTTCAAATGCATCAAAGAACACGTATTGgaaagaaaccctatgaatgtaatcagtgtgataaAGTCTTTGCACAACTCAATGTTCTTTATATACATCAAAGAGCACACACCAgaaagaaaccctatgaatgtaatcagtgtgataaagccttttcacaacccaattttcttcaaatacatcaaagaacacacactggagagaaaccctttgaatgtaatcagtgtggtaaagcttttgctTATGTCAGTAATCTTAAtgtgcataaaagaacacatactggagagaaaccctataaatgtaatcactgtgataaagcctttgcacgacagagtcatcttcaaaggcatcaGAGGAAACATCCTGGCGTGAAACCCTATGGATGTAAGCAGTGTGGTGAAGCCTTTGAATGTCACAGTCATCTTCaagtgcataaaagaacacatattgGAGAGTTAAGTTATGAATGTAAtgagtgtggtaaagcctttgtatgtCCAAGTCATCTGCAAATACatcaaagaacacatactggagagaaaccctatgaatgcaatgagtgtggtaaagcctttgcatctcgtggtcatcttcaaacacataaaagagtccatactggagagaaaccctatgaatgtaatcagtgtggtaaagcctatGCATATGTCAATGCtcttcaaattcataaaagaatacatactggagagaaaccctatgaatgtaatcaatgtgataaagcttTTGCGTGCCAGAAAAGTCTTCAAATGCatcaaagaacacatactggagaaaaaccctatgaatgtaatcaatgttaTAAAGCTTTTGCATGTCACAAAGGTCTTCAAATGCatcaaagaacacatactggagagaaaccctatgaatgtaatcagtgtgataaAACCTTTGCCTACATGAGCGCTCTTaaaatgcatgaaagaacacatactggagagaaaccctataaatgtaatcagtgtggtaaagcctttgcacaataCAGTACTCTTCAAacgcatgaaagaacacatactggagagaaaccctatgaatgtaatcagtgtgataaagcctttgcacaacacagtcatcttcaaaggcataaacgaacacatactggagagaaaccatatgaatgtaatcagtgtggtaaagcctttgcatgtaTGAGTAATCTTCAAAATCATGAGAAAAATCATACTGCAAAGAAATCCTATAAATATAGTCATAGTGGTAAAGTTTTGCACTTTATACAGGAGTAA
- the LOC118576037 gene encoding zinc finger protein 431-like isoform X4: MLETYWNLLTIGYSWEDHNIEEHCQSSRRHERQERSQTGKIPSIYTQCIKAFEHHSTLQMHEKTHTRENPYECNQYGKPYACYKSLQMHQRTRIGKKPYECNQCDKVFAQLNVLYIHQRAHTRKKPYECNQCDKAFSQPNFLQIHQRTHTGEKPFECNQCGKAFAYVSNLNVHKRTHTGEKPYKCNHCDKAFARQSHLQRHQRKHPGVKPYGCKQCGEAFECHSHLQVHKRTHIGELSYECNECGKAFVCPSHLQIHQRTHTGEKPYECNECGKAFASRGHLQTHKRVHTGEKPYECNQCGKAYAYVNALQIHKRIHTGEKPYECNQCDKAFACQKSLQMHQRTHTGEKPYECNQCYKAFACHKGLQMHQRTHTGEKPYECNQCDKTFAYMSALKMHERTHTGEKPYKCNQCGKAFAQYSTLQTHERTHTGEKPYECNQCDKAFAQHSHLQRHKRTHTGEKPYECNQCGKAFACMSNLQNHEKNHTAKKSYKYSHSGKVLHFIQE, translated from the exons atgctggagacctatTGGAACCTTCTTACTATAG GATACAGTTGGGAAGACCATAatattgaagaacattgtcaaagttctaGAAGACATGAAAG gcaagaaagaagtcaaactggAAAGATACCTTCAATATATACTCAATGTATTAAAGCTTTTGAACATCACAgtactcttcaaatgcatgaaaaaaCACATACTAGAGAGAatccctatgaatgtaatcaatatgGTAAACCCTATGCATGTTACAAAAGTCTTCAAATGCATCAAAGAACACGTATTGgaaagaaaccctatgaatgtaatcagtgtgataaAGTCTTTGCACAACTCAATGTTCTTTATATACATCAAAGAGCACACACCAgaaagaaaccctatgaatgtaatcagtgtgataaagccttttcacaacccaattttcttcaaatacatcaaagaacacacactggagagaaaccctttgaatgtaatcagtgtggtaaagcttttgctTATGTCAGTAATCTTAAtgtgcataaaagaacacatactggagagaaaccctataaatgtaatcactgtgataaagcctttgcacgacagagtcatcttcaaaggcatcaGAGGAAACATCCTGGCGTGAAACCCTATGGATGTAAGCAGTGTGGTGAAGCCTTTGAATGTCACAGTCATCTTCaagtgcataaaagaacacatattgGAGAGTTAAGTTATGAATGTAAtgagtgtggtaaagcctttgtatgtCCAAGTCATCTGCAAATACatcaaagaacacatactggagagaaaccctatgaatgcaatgagtgtggtaaagcctttgcatctcgtggtcatcttcaaacacataaaagagtccatactggagagaaaccctatgaatgtaatcagtgtggtaaagcctatGCATATGTCAATGCtcttcaaattcataaaagaatacatactggagagaaaccctatgaatgtaatcaatgtgataaagcttTTGCGTGCCAGAAAAGTCTTCAAATGCatcaaagaacacatactggagaaaaaccctatgaatgtaatcaatgttaTAAAGCTTTTGCATGTCACAAAGGTCTTCAAATGCatcaaagaacacatactggagagaaaccctatgaatgtaatcagtgtgataaAACCTTTGCCTACATGAGCGCTCTTaaaatgcatgaaagaacacatactggagagaaaccctataaatgtaatcagtgtggtaaagcctttgcacaataCAGTACTCTTCAAacgcatgaaagaacacatactggagagaaaccctatgaatgtaatcagtgtgataaagcctttgcacaacacagtcatcttcaaaggcataaacgaacacatactggagagaaaccatatgaatgtaatcagtgtggtaaagcctttgcatgtaTGAGTAATCTTCAAAATCATGAGAAAAATCATACTGCAAAGAAATCCTATAAATATAGTCATAGTGGTAAAGTTTTGCACTTTATACAGGAGTAA